One Pseudorasbora parva isolate DD20220531a chromosome 8, ASM2467924v1, whole genome shotgun sequence DNA window includes the following coding sequences:
- the aldoca gene encoding fructose-bisphosphate aldolase C-A isoform X2: MTHQFPPLTTEQKKELHEIALRIVSPGKGILAADESIGSMGKRLNQIGVENNEENRRLYRQVLFTADDRIDNCIGGVIFFHETLYQNSDDGIPFVKMIKDKGITIGIKVDKGVVPLPGTNGETTTQGLDGLSERCAQYKKDGADFAKWRCVMKISDTTPSNLCITENAKVLARYASICQQHGIVPIVEPEILPDGDHDLKRCQFVTERVLAAVYKAMFDHYVYLEGTLLKPNMVTPGHSCPTKYSAEEVAMATVTALRRTVPPAVTDQQSGIPREVLSLW; encoded by the exons ATGACCCATCAGTTTCCTCCCCTCACCACTGAGCAAAAGAAGGAGCTCCATGAGATAGCTTTGCGTATAGTGTCTCCAGGGAAAGGCATCTTAGCTGCAGACGAGTCCATAG GCAGCATGGGGAAGCGTTTGAACCAGATAGGGGTGGAGAACAACGAGGAGAACCGCCGCCTTTACCGTCAGGTGCTCTTCACCGCTGATGACCGCATCGATAACTGCATCGGTGGAGTGATCTTCTTCCACGAAACACTCTACCAGAACTCTGATGATGGCATCCCATTCGTCAAGATGATAAAGGACAAGGGCATCACTATCGGGATCAAG GTTGACAAAGGTGTAGTTCCCTTGCCAGGGACTAATGGAGAGACCACTACACAAG GTCTGGATGGGCTCTCAGAACGCTGCGCTCAGTATAAAAAGGATGGAGCTGACTTTGCAAAGTGGCGCTGTGTAATGAAAATCAGTGATACCACCCCGTCCAACCTGTGCATTACAGAAAATGCAAAAGTCCTTGCTCGATATGCTAGTATTTGTCAGCAG CATGGGATTGTACCCATAGTGGAACCTGAGATCCTACCTGATGGAGACCATGATTTGAAGCGCTGCCAGTTTGTCACAGAGAGG GTGCTTGCAGCGGTCTACAAAGCCATGTTTGATCATTATGTGTATCTGGAAGGCACACTACTCAAGCCCAACATGGTGACCCCTGGACACAGCTGTCCAACCAAATACAGTGCAGAGGAGGTTGCCATGGCAACAGTCACTGCTCTGCGCCGTACTGTCCCACCTGCTGTCACAG ATCAACAGTCTGGCATCCCAAGGGAAGTACTCAGTTTGTGGTGA
- the aldoca gene encoding fructose-bisphosphate aldolase C-A isoform X1, whose amino-acid sequence MTHQFPPLTTEQKKELHEIALRIVSPGKGILAADESIGSMGKRLNQIGVENNEENRRLYRQVLFTADDRIDNCIGGVIFFHETLYQNSDDGIPFVKMIKDKGITIGIKVDKGVVPLPGTNGETTTQGLDGLSERCAQYKKDGADFAKWRCVMKISDTTPSNLCITENAKVLARYASICQQHGIVPIVEPEILPDGDHDLKRCQFVTERVLAAVYKAMFDHYVYLEGTLLKPNMVTPGHSCPTKYSAEEVAMATVTALRRTVPPAVTGVTFLSGGQSEEEASINLNAINNCPLVKPWALTFSFGRALQASALKTWRGQRDNETAATEEFIKRAEINSLASQGKYSVCGDSSGATGLSHYLSSYAY is encoded by the exons ATGACCCATCAGTTTCCTCCCCTCACCACTGAGCAAAAGAAGGAGCTCCATGAGATAGCTTTGCGTATAGTGTCTCCAGGGAAAGGCATCTTAGCTGCAGACGAGTCCATAG GCAGCATGGGGAAGCGTTTGAACCAGATAGGGGTGGAGAACAACGAGGAGAACCGCCGCCTTTACCGTCAGGTGCTCTTCACCGCTGATGACCGCATCGATAACTGCATCGGTGGAGTGATCTTCTTCCACGAAACACTCTACCAGAACTCTGATGATGGCATCCCATTCGTCAAGATGATAAAGGACAAGGGCATCACTATCGGGATCAAG GTTGACAAAGGTGTAGTTCCCTTGCCAGGGACTAATGGAGAGACCACTACACAAG GTCTGGATGGGCTCTCAGAACGCTGCGCTCAGTATAAAAAGGATGGAGCTGACTTTGCAAAGTGGCGCTGTGTAATGAAAATCAGTGATACCACCCCGTCCAACCTGTGCATTACAGAAAATGCAAAAGTCCTTGCTCGATATGCTAGTATTTGTCAGCAG CATGGGATTGTACCCATAGTGGAACCTGAGATCCTACCTGATGGAGACCATGATTTGAAGCGCTGCCAGTTTGTCACAGAGAGG GTGCTTGCAGCGGTCTACAAAGCCATGTTTGATCATTATGTGTATCTGGAAGGCACACTACTCAAGCCCAACATGGTGACCCCTGGACACAGCTGTCCAACCAAATACAGTGCAGAGGAGGTTGCCATGGCAACAGTCACTGCTCTGCGCCGTACTGTCCCACCTGCTGTCACAG GGGTGACCTTTCTCTCAGGTGGTCAAAGTGAGGAAGAGGCCTCCATTAACCTAAATGCCATCAATAACTGCCCACTGGTAAAGCCCTGGGCTCTTACCTTCTCATTCGGCCGAGCACTGCAGGCCTCAGCTCTGAAGACCTGGCGTGGACAGAGAGATAATGAGACCGCCGCAACGGAGGAATTCATCAAACGAGCAGAG ATCAACAGTCTGGCATCCCAAGGGAAGTACTCAGTTTGTGGTGACAGCAGTGGAGCCACTGGTCTATCCCATTACCTTTCCAGCTATGCATATTGA